A window of Drosophila subobscura isolate 14011-0131.10 chromosome E, UCBerk_Dsub_1.0, whole genome shotgun sequence contains these coding sequences:
- the LOC117891419 gene encoding serine protease inhibitor 42Dd isoform X2, with translation MHKRTELNACWLLSLLFLTLSLLPSVVPVQATSDVTMTRPTEAEFSRRLAIFSLNVYQKLSLLKPGQNVVFSPFSIQTCAAMARMGADGETAAELDRGLGLVSSDAAKIAQSFHQVLAAYENSPILHIANKVFVMEGYPLREEFNQLLTKDFLSAAQSINFAQSAEAAGTINAWVEQRTNNLIKDLVPASALDANSRLVLVNAIHFKGTWEHKFPQHATQQELFHSNEGQSSKVPMMNLKKKFRYAALPELDAAALELPYADSDLSMLIVLPNSRTGLPALEEKLRGTPLSVITQSLQTTEVVVKLPKFKAEFQVELSEVFQQLGMSKLFGNSAEFNKMLQSPEQLKVSAIIHKAFIDVNEEGTEAAAATGIAIMMCSMPMFQPEPIRFYADHPFSYYIFNKDSTILFAGKQLTI, from the exons ATGCATAAACGAACGGAATTAAATG cttgctggctgctctcgctgctcttcctcaccctctccctcctccctaGCGTCGTGCCGGTTCAGGCCACCAGTGACGTCACCATGACGCGGCCCACAGAAGCGGAATTCTCACGCCGGCTGGCCATTTTCTCGCTCAATGTGTACCAGAAGCTGTCGTTGCTGAAGCCAGGCCAGAATGTGGTCTTCTCCCCCTTCTCCATACAAACATGCGCTGCCATGGCACGCATGGGAGCCGACGGGGAGACGGCCGCCGAGCTGGACCGCGGCCTGGGGCTGGTCTCCAGCGATGCTGCCAAGATAGCACAGAGTTTCCACCAAGTGCTGGCTGCCTACGAGAACAGCCCGATCCTGCACATAGCCAACAAGGTGTTCGTGATGGAGGGCTATCCACTGCGCGAGGAGTTCAATCAGCTGCTCACCAAGGACTTTCTCTCGGCGGCACAAAGCATAAACTTTGCCCAAAGCGCcgaggcagcaggcaccaTCAACGCGTGGGTGGAGCAGCGTACCAATAATCTGATCAAAGATTTGGTGCCCGCCAGCGCACTGGACGCCAACTCTCGCCTGGTGCTGGTCAACGCCATTCACTTCAAGGGCACCTGGGAGCACAAGTTCCcgcagcatgccacacagcaggAGCTGTTCCACTCGAACGAGGGTCAGAGCTCCAAGGTGCCCATGATGAACTTGAAGAAGAAATTCCGCTACGCGGCGCTGCCCGAACTGGATGCCGCTGCGCTGGAGCTGCCCTACGCGGACTCGGACCTGTCCATGCTGATTGTGCTGCCCAATAGCCGGACTGGTTTGCCTGCGCTggaggagaagctgcgcgGTACGCCGCTGTCGGTGATCACACAGTCGCTGCAGACGACCGAGGTGGTGGTGAAGCTGCCCAAATTCAAGGCAGAGTTCCAGGTGGAGCTGTCGGAGGTGTTCCAGCAG cTCGGCATGTCCAAGTTGTTCGGCAACTCTGCGGAGTtcaacaaaatgctgcaaagTCCCGAGCAGCTGAAGGTGTCGGCCATCATCCATAAAGCCTTTATCGATGTGAATGAGGAGGGCaccgaggcagcagcagccactg GCATCGCTATCATGATGTGCTCGATGCCCATGTTCCAGCCGGAGCCCATACGTTTCTATGCCGATCACCCATTTAGTTATTACATTTTCAACAAGGACTCCACCATACTCTTTGCTGGCAAGCAGCTAACAATCTAA
- the LOC117891419 gene encoding serine protease inhibitor 42Dd isoform X4, producing MTRPTEAEFSRRLAIFSLNVYQKLSLLKPGQNVVFSPFSIQTCAAMARMGADGETAAELDRGLGLVSSDAAKIAQSFHQVLAAYENSPILHIANKVFVMEGYPLREEFNQLLTKDFLSAAQSINFAQSAEAAGTINAWVEQRTNNLIKDLVPASALDANSRLVLVNAIHFKGTWEHKFPQHATQQELFHSNEGQSSKVPMMNLKKKFRYAALPELDAAALELPYADSDLSMLIVLPNSRTGLPALEEKLRGTPLSVITQSLQTTEVVVKLPKFKAEFQVELSEVFQQLGMSKLFGNSAEFNKMLQSPEQLKVSAIIHKAFIDVNEEGTEAAAATGAVVRMKRCIVSLVEPIEFHADHPFIYALLHRADLPLFWGSVVQLEGEAVAAHNEL from the exons ATGACGCGGCCCACAGAAGCGGAATTCTCACGCCGGCTGGCCATTTTCTCGCTCAATGTGTACCAGAAGCTGTCGTTGCTGAAGCCAGGCCAGAATGTGGTCTTCTCCCCCTTCTCCATACAAACATGCGCTGCCATGGCACGCATGGGAGCCGACGGGGAGACGGCCGCCGAGCTGGACCGCGGCCTGGGGCTGGTCTCCAGCGATGCTGCCAAGATAGCACAGAGTTTCCACCAAGTGCTGGCTGCCTACGAGAACAGCCCGATCCTGCACATAGCCAACAAGGTGTTCGTGATGGAGGGCTATCCACTGCGCGAGGAGTTCAATCAGCTGCTCACCAAGGACTTTCTCTCGGCGGCACAAAGCATAAACTTTGCCCAAAGCGCcgaggcagcaggcaccaTCAACGCGTGGGTGGAGCAGCGTACCAATAATCTGATCAAAGATTTGGTGCCCGCCAGCGCACTGGACGCCAACTCTCGCCTGGTGCTGGTCAACGCCATTCACTTCAAGGGCACCTGGGAGCACAAGTTCCcgcagcatgccacacagcaggAGCTGTTCCACTCGAACGAGGGTCAGAGCTCCAAGGTGCCCATGATGAACTTGAAGAAGAAATTCCGCTACGCGGCGCTGCCCGAACTGGATGCCGCTGCGCTGGAGCTGCCCTACGCGGACTCGGACCTGTCCATGCTGATTGTGCTGCCCAATAGCCGGACTGGTTTGCCTGCGCTggaggagaagctgcgcgGTACGCCGCTGTCGGTGATCACACAGTCGCTGCAGACGACCGAGGTGGTGGTGAAGCTGCCCAAATTCAAGGCAGAGTTCCAGGTGGAGCTGTCGGAGGTGTTCCAGCAG cTCGGCATGTCCAAGTTGTTCGGCAACTCTGCGGAGTtcaacaaaatgctgcaaagTCCCGAGCAGCTGAAGGTGTCGGCCATCATCCATAAAGCCTTTATCGATGTGAATGAGGAGGGCaccgaggcagcagcagccactg GCGCCGTGGTGCGTATGAAGCGCTGTATTGTCTCATTGGTGGAACCCATCGAGTTCCATGCCGATCATCCATTCATCTATGCTCTGCTCCATCGAGCGGATCTGCCACTCTTCTGGGGCTCGGTGGTGCAGCTCGAGGGCGAGGCCGTTGCAGCGCACAACGAGTTATGA
- the LOC117891419 gene encoding serine protease inhibitor 42Dd isoform X1 yields the protein MHKRTELNACWLLSLLFLTLSLLPSVVPVQATSDVTMTRPTEAEFSRRLAIFSLNVYQKLSLLKPGQNVVFSPFSIQTCAAMARMGADGETAAELDRGLGLVSSDAAKIAQSFHQVLAAYENSPILHIANKVFVMEGYPLREEFNQLLTKDFLSAAQSINFAQSAEAAGTINAWVEQRTNNLIKDLVPASALDANSRLVLVNAIHFKGTWEHKFPQHATQQELFHSNEGQSSKVPMMNLKKKFRYAALPELDAAALELPYADSDLSMLIVLPNSRTGLPALEEKLRGTPLSVITQSLQTTEVVVKLPKFKAEFQVELSEVFQQLGMSKLFGNSAEFNKMLQSPEQLKVSAIIHKAFIDVNEEGTEAAAATGAVVRMKRCIVSLVEPIEFHADHPFIYALLHRADLPLFWGSVVQLEGEAVAAHNEL from the exons ATGCATAAACGAACGGAATTAAATG cttgctggctgctctcgctgctcttcctcaccctctccctcctccctaGCGTCGTGCCGGTTCAGGCCACCAGTGACGTCACCATGACGCGGCCCACAGAAGCGGAATTCTCACGCCGGCTGGCCATTTTCTCGCTCAATGTGTACCAGAAGCTGTCGTTGCTGAAGCCAGGCCAGAATGTGGTCTTCTCCCCCTTCTCCATACAAACATGCGCTGCCATGGCACGCATGGGAGCCGACGGGGAGACGGCCGCCGAGCTGGACCGCGGCCTGGGGCTGGTCTCCAGCGATGCTGCCAAGATAGCACAGAGTTTCCACCAAGTGCTGGCTGCCTACGAGAACAGCCCGATCCTGCACATAGCCAACAAGGTGTTCGTGATGGAGGGCTATCCACTGCGCGAGGAGTTCAATCAGCTGCTCACCAAGGACTTTCTCTCGGCGGCACAAAGCATAAACTTTGCCCAAAGCGCcgaggcagcaggcaccaTCAACGCGTGGGTGGAGCAGCGTACCAATAATCTGATCAAAGATTTGGTGCCCGCCAGCGCACTGGACGCCAACTCTCGCCTGGTGCTGGTCAACGCCATTCACTTCAAGGGCACCTGGGAGCACAAGTTCCcgcagcatgccacacagcaggAGCTGTTCCACTCGAACGAGGGTCAGAGCTCCAAGGTGCCCATGATGAACTTGAAGAAGAAATTCCGCTACGCGGCGCTGCCCGAACTGGATGCCGCTGCGCTGGAGCTGCCCTACGCGGACTCGGACCTGTCCATGCTGATTGTGCTGCCCAATAGCCGGACTGGTTTGCCTGCGCTggaggagaagctgcgcgGTACGCCGCTGTCGGTGATCACACAGTCGCTGCAGACGACCGAGGTGGTGGTGAAGCTGCCCAAATTCAAGGCAGAGTTCCAGGTGGAGCTGTCGGAGGTGTTCCAGCAG cTCGGCATGTCCAAGTTGTTCGGCAACTCTGCGGAGTtcaacaaaatgctgcaaagTCCCGAGCAGCTGAAGGTGTCGGCCATCATCCATAAAGCCTTTATCGATGTGAATGAGGAGGGCaccgaggcagcagcagccactg GCGCCGTGGTGCGTATGAAGCGCTGTATTGTCTCATTGGTGGAACCCATCGAGTTCCATGCCGATCATCCATTCATCTATGCTCTGCTCCATCGAGCGGATCTGCCACTCTTCTGGGGCTCGGTGGTGCAGCTCGAGGGCGAGGCCGTTGCAGCGCACAACGAGTTATGA
- the LOC117891421 gene encoding serine protease inhibitor 42Dd, giving the protein MTMADPSGNKQLEQFSHALHELLSTANPGKNLIYSPLSIQMCVAMVRMGAEEGTATARELDEGLRLSSSNVDKIADGFEASLSSLRKCKALKLANRLFIQKNCKPNQRFASLLEKKFHSKPQSLDFGSSSAADSINSWVEQETNKLIQNIVSPGVLNDGARLVLVNAIYFKGVWSIKFDEEDTQQEDFFPEQGNPFKVSMMRVVHNFLYAELAQLGATAIKMLYTDCDLCMIIILPNENAGLKSVEQKLSSTSLQVIAGEMSRTKVDVRLPKFRVEFEQELSSAFKKLGVRRIFSDEAELGQLLESQAAIKVSQILHKAFIDVNEVGTEAAAATAAVVSLRSLPVTPLDRPKLFHANRPFYYAICDRNQGILFVGRFTAGGAT; this is encoded by the exons ATGACGATGGCAGATCCCAGCGGCAACAAACAGCTGGAGCAGTTCTCCCATGCACTGCATGAGCTTTTAAGCACTGCAAATCCAGGCAAGAATCTCATCTACTCACCGCTGTCcatacaaatgtgtgtggCCATGGTGCGCATGGGCGCGGAGGAGGGCACGGCCACTGCCAGGGAACTGGACGAGGGACTGCGGCTGAGTAGCAGCAATGTGGACAAGATTGCCGATGGCTTTGAGGCCTCACTCTCCTCCCTTCGTAAATGCAAGGCCCTCAAGCTGGCCAACAGATTGTTCATCCAAAAGAATTGCAAGCCCAATCAGCGATTTGCCAGCTTGTTGGAAAAGAAATTCCACTCCAAGCCGCAGAGCCTCGACTTTGGTAGCAGCTCAGCGGCGGACAGCATCAACAGTTGGGTGGAGCAGGAGACCAACAAACTCATCCAGAACATTGTCAGCCCGGGAGTCCTGAACGACGGCGCTCGCCTGGTGCTTGTCAATGCCATTTACTTCAAGGGCGTGTGGTCCATAAAATTCGATGAGGAGGACACACAGCAGGAGGATTTCTTCCCAGAACAAGGCAATCCCTTCAAGGTGTCCATGATGAGGGTTGTGCATAATTTTCTGTACGCGGAACTGGCCCAACTGGGTGCCACAGCAATCAAAATGTTGTACACAGACTGCGATCTGTGcatgattattattttgccCAACGAGAATGCGGGTCTGAAGAGTGTGGAGCAGAAGCTGTCGAGCACTTCCTTACAGGTCATCGCAGGGGAAATGTCGCGCACCAAAGTGGATGTCAGGCTGCCAAAGTTTAGAGTGGAGTTCGAGCAGGAGTTGTCTTCGGCCTTTAAAAAG CTGGGCGTTAGGCGCATATTCAGCGACGAAGCGGAACTGGGACAGCTGCTGGAATCCCAGGCGGCCATTAAGGTCTCCCAAATATTGCACAAAGCTTTCATAGATGTCAACGAAGTGGGCACGGAGGCAGCCGCCGCAACGG CTGCCGTTGTGTCTCTGCGTAGCTTGCCCGTCACGCCATTGGATCGCCCAAAGCTCTTTCACGCCAACAGACCATTCTACTATGCGATTTGTGATCGCAATCAGGGAATACTCTTTGTGGGACGATTTACGGCTGGCGGGGCAACCTAA
- the LOC117891420 gene encoding LOW QUALITY PROTEIN: serine protease inhibitor 42Dd (The sequence of the model RefSeq protein was modified relative to this genomic sequence to represent the inferred CDS: deleted 1 base in 1 codon) → MSLAVDSRNQFARQLVAAITKNALQQRTEQGVNVVISPASIQSCLTLAFMAASGTTAEELRQGLHLGPGDSAHIARSFGEFWTSSCNYGAKGPVLKSVNRLYVNETLELQPEFNAVAGDFFQAKAEPVKFADALAVTEQINAWVKEQTDDKIRELLQSDAVNQDTSAVLINALYFKGKWRKPFMPETTQQDDFSLNLSDRIKVDMMYQEDKFKYAELPHLQARAVQLPYEHSNISMLILLPDTTCGILELEQRLQSVDLADIEAAMTLEDVDLALPKLTLEFDVDLKEVLLQLGISEIFGNEAKLDRLFTTKTGQKLSAARHRGYISINEAGSEAAAATFMKIVPMSLNMQTKAFRVDHPFLFYIRSCEAVFFAGRVVSPSQAKSDTSRASLSQESK, encoded by the exons ATGTCACTGGCCGTGGATAGCCGCAATCAGTTTGCCCGTCAACTGGTGGCTGCCATCACCAAGAATGCCCTCCAGCAGCGCACGGAGCAGGGCGTCAATGTCGTCATCTCGCCGGCGTCCATACAGAGCTGCCTGACGCTGGCCTTTATGGCGGCATCCGGCACGACGGCGGAGGAGCTGCGGCAGGGTCTGCACCTCGGACCAGGCGACAGCGCGCACATTGCGCGTTCCTTTGGCGAATTCTGGACATCCAGCTGCAACTATGGCGCGAAGGGACCCGTGCTGAAGTCCGTCAATCGTTTGTACGTCAACGAAACGCTGGAACTGCAGCCGGAGTTCAATGCGGTGGCAGGAGACTTCTTtcaggcaaaggcagagcccGTCAAGTTCGCCGATGCGCTGGCTGTGACGGAGCAAATCAATGCCTGGGTGAAGGAGCAAACGGATGACAAAATCCgggagctgctgcagtcggATGCCGTCAATCAGGACACGAGTGCGGTGCTCATCAATGCGCTGTACTTCAAGGGCAAGTGGCGGAAACCCTTCATGCCCGAGACCACGCAGCAGGATGACTTCAGCTTGAATTTAAGCGATCGCATCAAGGTGGACATGATGTACCAGGAGGACAAGTTCAAGTATGCGGAGCTGCCGCACCTGCAGGCACGCGCCGTGCAGCTGCCCTACGAGCACTCGAACATTTCCATGTTGATCCTGCTGCCGGACACCACGTGCGGCatactggagctggagcagcgtcTGCAGTCGGTGGATCTGGCTGACATTGAGGCTGCCATGACGCTGGAGGATGTGGACTTGGCGCTGCCCAAGTTGACCCTCGAATTTGATGTGGATCTCAAGGAGGTGCTCCTGCAG CTGGGCATATCCGAGATCTTTGGCAACGAGGCCAAGCTGGACAGACTCTTCACGACAAAGACGGGCCAAAAGCTTTCAGCAGCCAGGCATCGCGGCTACATAAGCATCAACGAAGCGGGCTccgaggcagcagcggcgacat TCATGAAAATTGTGCCCATGAGTCTGAACATGCAGACGAAAGCATTCCGTGTGGACCATCCATTCCTCTTCTACATACGCAGCTGTGAGGCTGTC TTTTTCGCCGGTCGCGTCGTCAGTCCCAGTCAAGCAAAGAGCGACACGAGTCGCGCTAGTCTTAGCCAAGagagtaaataa
- the LOC117891419 gene encoding serine protease inhibitor 42Dd isoform X3, which translates to MHKRTELNACWLLSLLFLTLSLLPSVVPVQATSDVTMTRPTEAEFSRRLAIFSLNVYQKLSLLKPGQNVVFSPFSIQTCAAMARMGADGETAAELDRGLGLVSSDAAKIAQSFHQVLAAYENSPILHIANKVFVMEGYPLREEFNQLLTKDFLSAAQSINFAQSAEAAGTINAWVEQRTNNLIKDLVPASALDANSRLVLVNAIHFKGTWEHKFPQHATQQELFHSNEGQSSKVPMMNLKKKFRYAALPELDAAALELPYADSDLSMLIVLPNSRTGLPALEEKLRGTPLSVITQSLQTTEVVVKLPKFKAEFQVELSEVFQQLGMSKLFGNSAEFNKMLQSPEQLKVSAIIHKAFIDVNEEGTEAAAATAILMMRFRMPRIQPEPTRFHAVHPFQFYILSKDTTAHFAGRILKL; encoded by the exons ATGCATAAACGAACGGAATTAAATG cttgctggctgctctcgctgctcttcctcaccctctccctcctccctaGCGTCGTGCCGGTTCAGGCCACCAGTGACGTCACCATGACGCGGCCCACAGAAGCGGAATTCTCACGCCGGCTGGCCATTTTCTCGCTCAATGTGTACCAGAAGCTGTCGTTGCTGAAGCCAGGCCAGAATGTGGTCTTCTCCCCCTTCTCCATACAAACATGCGCTGCCATGGCACGCATGGGAGCCGACGGGGAGACGGCCGCCGAGCTGGACCGCGGCCTGGGGCTGGTCTCCAGCGATGCTGCCAAGATAGCACAGAGTTTCCACCAAGTGCTGGCTGCCTACGAGAACAGCCCGATCCTGCACATAGCCAACAAGGTGTTCGTGATGGAGGGCTATCCACTGCGCGAGGAGTTCAATCAGCTGCTCACCAAGGACTTTCTCTCGGCGGCACAAAGCATAAACTTTGCCCAAAGCGCcgaggcagcaggcaccaTCAACGCGTGGGTGGAGCAGCGTACCAATAATCTGATCAAAGATTTGGTGCCCGCCAGCGCACTGGACGCCAACTCTCGCCTGGTGCTGGTCAACGCCATTCACTTCAAGGGCACCTGGGAGCACAAGTTCCcgcagcatgccacacagcaggAGCTGTTCCACTCGAACGAGGGTCAGAGCTCCAAGGTGCCCATGATGAACTTGAAGAAGAAATTCCGCTACGCGGCGCTGCCCGAACTGGATGCCGCTGCGCTGGAGCTGCCCTACGCGGACTCGGACCTGTCCATGCTGATTGTGCTGCCCAATAGCCGGACTGGTTTGCCTGCGCTggaggagaagctgcgcgGTACGCCGCTGTCGGTGATCACACAGTCGCTGCAGACGACCGAGGTGGTGGTGAAGCTGCCCAAATTCAAGGCAGAGTTCCAGGTGGAGCTGTCGGAGGTGTTCCAGCAG cTCGGCATGTCCAAGTTGTTCGGCAACTCTGCGGAGTtcaacaaaatgctgcaaagTCCCGAGCAGCTGAAGGTGTCGGCCATCATCCATAAAGCCTTTATCGATGTGAATGAGGAGGGCaccgaggcagcagcagccactg CCATTTTAATGATGCGTTTTCGGATGCCCCGGATACAGCCAGAACCCACACGCTTCCATGCCGTTCATCCATTTCAGTTTTATATTCTAAGCAAGGACACGACAGCGCACTTTGCTGGTCGCATTTTGAAGCTTTAA
- the LOC117891422 gene encoding serine protease inhibitor 42Dd has product MSFYLCFALLLPALVAAQAGEELYQLLAKDHASQNLIISPYSIDTVLSLVYMGAAGGTATELQAYLKLPTEDKQLLASKHKQLLEQLLAQNATSLKLANRIYVNERFSLKEEYNQVARDSFHADAQTFGFAGGVDPTVSINKWIMEQTNGKIVDLLQPSSITTDEMAVLVNAIHFKGQWQSTFDANQTREGTFWVSPEESVTVPMMSLKADLNVGYFPDLQARVLELPYLNSNLSMWLFLPKERDGLADLEAKISGFSRRMHHMEAIVKLPKFQIEFGEDLKETLKTLGVRELFSDGSDLSELFANNSTGKISKFAHKALLEVNEEGAEATAATYGMITNRAAFSMSFHFDHPFAFVIRDERTIYFQGHVVKP; this is encoded by the exons ATGAGTTTCTACTTGT gctttgctttgctcttgcCCGCCTTGGTGGCTGCCCAAGCCGGGGAGGAGCTTtaccagctgctggccaaggatCATGCCAGCCAGAATCTCATCATCTCACCCTACTCCATCGATACCGTCTTGAGTCTGGTGTACATGGGAGCGGCAGGTGGAACGGCCACGGAGCTGCAGGCATACTTGAAGCTCCCAACCGAGGACAAGCAGCTGTTGGCCAGCAAGcacaagcagctgctggagcagctcctAGCGCAGAATGCCACCAGCCTGAAGCTGGCCAATCGCATTTATGTCAATGAACGTTTCAGCTTGAAGGAGGAGTACAACCAGGTGGCTCGCGACTCCTTTCATGCGGATGCTCAAACCTTTGGCTTTGCTGGCGGCGTAGATCCCACAGTGAGCATCAACAAGTGGATAATGGAGCAGACAAATGGCAAAATTGTGGATCTGCTgcagcccagcagcatcaccacGGACGAGATGGCAGTGTTGGTTAACGCCATACACTTCAAGGGCCAGTGGCAGTCAACGTTCGATGCGAATCAGACGCGGGAGGGCACTTTCTGGGTGTCTCCCGAGGAATCCGTGACCGTGCCTATGATGTCGCTTAAGGCTGACCTCAATGTGGGCTACTTCCCGGATCTACAAGCCAGAGTGCTGGAGCTGCCGTACCTCAACTCCAACCTGTCCATGTGGCTGTTTCTGCCCAAGGAACGCGATGGCCTCGCCGACCTGGAAGCGAAAATCTCGGGCTTCTCGCGGCGCATGCATCACATGGAGGCGATTGTGAAACTGCCCAAGTTTCAGATAGAATTCGGTGAAGATCTCAAGGAAACACTGAAAACG CTGGGCGTACGAGAGCTTTTCAGCGATGGCTCCGATCTGAGCGAATTGTTTGCCAACAATTCCACCGGCAAGATCAGCAAATTCGCCCACAAAGCGCTGCTGGAAGTGAACGAGGAGGGAGCGGAagccactgctgccacat ATGGAATGATTACCAATCGAGCGGCTTTTAGCATGTCGTTTCATTTCGATCATCCCTTTGCCTTTGTCATACGCGACGAGAGAACGATCTACTTTCAGGGTCATGTGGTCAAGCcctaa